In the genome of Streptomyces collinus, one region contains:
- a CDS encoding zinc metalloprotease, which produces MSDAQAFLRATSPDYSRWCGAMEVHRRLLTLNPEYAENRALIENTAFAYESMDQVTARQGLIDIPVVVHVVHNTPEQDVSEAQIQSQIDVLNRDFRATNPDVSKVPAVWQDLVADARLQFHLARTDPLGRPTDGITRTRTTSTGWDTDDLVKFSLSGGQDAWPADIYLNLWVCQLRRGLLGYAQFPGGAASTDGVVVTHTALGTTGTATAPFDGGRTVVHEIGHWLNLRHIWGDDDEGCSGSDFVADTPNQAGANAGSPTFPHVTCGNGPDGDMFMNYMDYTDDAAMFMFTKGQSARMDATLDNARLTLTRQAVAV; this is translated from the coding sequence ATGTCCGATGCACAGGCATTCCTTCGCGCCACCTCGCCCGACTACAGCCGCTGGTGCGGCGCCATGGAGGTACACCGCAGGCTCCTCACCCTGAACCCGGAGTACGCCGAGAACCGGGCCCTGATCGAGAACACCGCCTTCGCCTACGAGTCGATGGACCAGGTCACCGCCCGCCAGGGCCTCATCGACATCCCCGTCGTGGTGCACGTCGTGCACAACACCCCCGAGCAGGACGTGAGCGAAGCCCAGATCCAGAGTCAGATCGACGTGCTGAACCGGGACTTCCGTGCGACGAACCCCGACGTGAGCAAGGTCCCGGCGGTCTGGCAGGACCTGGTCGCCGACGCCCGGCTGCAGTTCCACCTGGCCCGGACCGACCCGCTGGGCCGCCCCACGGACGGCATCACCCGGACCCGGACCACGAGCACCGGCTGGGACACCGACGACCTGGTCAAGTTCAGCCTGAGCGGCGGTCAGGACGCCTGGCCGGCGGACATCTACCTGAACCTCTGGGTCTGTCAGCTGCGTCGCGGGCTGCTGGGCTACGCCCAGTTCCCGGGAGGTGCCGCCTCCACGGACGGCGTGGTCGTCACGCACACCGCCCTCGGAACCACCGGCACCGCCACCGCGCCGTTCGACGGCGGCCGCACGGTTGTGCACGAGATCGGGCACTGGCTGAACCTGCGGCACATCTGGGGCGACGACGACGAGGGCTGCAGCGGCAGCGACTTCGTCGCGGACACCCCCAACCAGGCCGGCGCGAACGCCGGTTCGCCGACCTTCCCCCATGTGACGTGCGGCAACGGGCCCGACGGGGACATGTTCATGAACTACATGGACTACACCGACGACGCCGCGATGTTCATGTTCACCAAGGGCCAGTCGGCACGCATGGACGCCACGCTCGACAACGCCCGCCTGACCCTCACCCGTCAGGCCGTCGCGGTGTGA
- a CDS encoding MMPL family transporter gives MGNGDIRVRGLAARAGGWSARHRWAAVGIWVLFVVLAMGLGSAAGRVDVKDSDQLKGETHTAARIIEDAGIDEPASENVLIQAKGGDLKATDAEFRDAVDAVVRAVEGTGRVTEVASPYDTKTISKDGRSALVQFDMRGEPDTAGERVEPVLKAVEGVQQDHEALRIEEIGGASMMKTFDDAFGDDFKKAEYSAVPVAFGILLIAFGALVAALLPVVLAITAIMATMGLMGVVSHVMPMSDTANSVMLLVGLAVGVDYCLFYLRREREEREAGRDAQTALRIAAATSGRAIVVSGVTVCVAMAGMLFTGLAEFEAMGLASLMVVAVAMVGSVTVLPALLSLLGERVEKGRIPFLRRRRKSGGSQDSRFWTAVLRRVLARPVIAVAVATGALLAIAAPALGMKTQQLTLDQEFGDSLPIVQTYNRLNEAFPGGSEPAEVVVKAADINAPEVKSALADFRDRAISSGASRGPVEIKLHDAQNIAFVYVPLVGGSDLDKAGASLDKLRDEVRPATLGKVDGVEAPITGQVAGSKDFNDQLAGAVVPVFAFVVVFAFALMLLSFRSLTIAVTSIVLNLLSVGAAYGILVAVFQHGWGASLVGAEGVGAIITWLPLFLFVILFGLSMDYHVFVVSRIREARLRGLETKDAIRHGVVTTAGVVTSAAVIMVAVFAIFGTLSMQSMKQMGVGLAAAVLIDATIIRGVLLPAVMALLGERNWYLPKWLHRLPDLTHDETPQAVAAPVARDDEGEPLKV, from the coding sequence ATGGGGAACGGAGACATACGGGTGCGGGGCCTCGCCGCCCGGGCCGGCGGCTGGAGCGCCCGGCACCGATGGGCTGCCGTCGGTATCTGGGTGCTGTTCGTCGTCCTGGCGATGGGGCTCGGTTCGGCAGCGGGCCGGGTCGACGTCAAGGACAGCGACCAGCTGAAGGGCGAGACGCACACCGCCGCGCGGATCATCGAGGACGCCGGGATCGACGAGCCGGCCAGTGAGAACGTACTGATCCAGGCCAAGGGCGGTGACCTGAAGGCGACGGACGCCGAGTTCCGGGACGCCGTCGACGCCGTCGTGCGGGCGGTCGAGGGGACCGGCCGGGTCACCGAGGTGGCCTCGCCGTACGACACGAAGACGATCTCGAAGGACGGCCGCAGCGCGCTCGTGCAGTTCGACATGCGCGGTGAGCCGGACACCGCCGGCGAGCGGGTCGAGCCGGTGCTGAAGGCCGTCGAGGGTGTCCAGCAGGACCACGAGGCGCTGCGGATCGAGGAGATCGGCGGCGCCAGCATGATGAAGACGTTCGACGACGCGTTCGGCGACGACTTCAAGAAGGCCGAGTACTCCGCGGTGCCGGTGGCCTTCGGCATCCTGCTGATCGCGTTCGGCGCGCTGGTCGCGGCGCTGCTGCCGGTGGTGCTGGCGATCACCGCGATCATGGCGACGATGGGTCTGATGGGCGTCGTCAGCCACGTGATGCCGATGAGCGACACCGCGAACTCCGTGATGCTGCTGGTCGGTCTGGCCGTCGGCGTCGACTACTGCCTGTTCTACCTGCGCCGCGAGCGCGAGGAGCGCGAGGCCGGCCGCGACGCGCAGACGGCCCTCCGGATCGCCGCCGCGACCAGTGGCCGGGCGATCGTCGTCTCGGGTGTCACCGTGTGCGTGGCGATGGCGGGCATGCTGTTCACCGGCCTCGCCGAGTTCGAGGCGATGGGCCTGGCGTCGCTGATGGTGGTGGCCGTGGCGATGGTGGGGTCCGTGACGGTGCTGCCCGCGCTGCTGTCGCTGCTCGGCGAGCGCGTCGAGAAGGGCCGCATCCCGTTCCTGCGCCGGCGCAGGAAGAGCGGCGGCAGTCAGGACAGCCGGTTCTGGACGGCCGTGCTGCGGCGCGTCCTCGCCCGGCCGGTGATCGCGGTGGCGGTCGCGACCGGAGCGCTGCTGGCCATCGCGGCTCCCGCGCTCGGTATGAAGACGCAGCAGCTCACGCTGGACCAGGAGTTCGGCGACTCGCTGCCGATCGTCCAGACGTACAACCGGCTCAACGAGGCCTTCCCGGGCGGTTCCGAGCCGGCCGAGGTGGTCGTGAAGGCGGCCGACATCAACGCGCCCGAGGTGAAGTCCGCGCTCGCCGACTTCCGTGACCGGGCGATCAGTTCGGGCGCCTCGCGCGGTCCGGTGGAGATCAAGCTGCACGACGCGCAGAACATCGCGTTCGTCTACGTCCCGCTCGTCGGCGGTTCCGATCTGGACAAGGCGGGCGCGAGCCTGGACAAGCTGCGTGACGAGGTGCGCCCGGCCACGCTCGGCAAGGTCGACGGGGTCGAGGCGCCCATCACCGGGCAGGTCGCGGGATCCAAGGACTTCAACGACCAGTTGGCGGGTGCCGTCGTCCCGGTGTTCGCGTTCGTCGTGGTCTTCGCCTTCGCGCTGATGCTGCTGTCGTTCCGCTCGCTGACCATCGCCGTCACGTCGATCGTGCTGAACCTGCTGTCGGTGGGCGCGGCGTACGGCATCCTCGTCGCCGTCTTCCAGCACGGCTGGGGCGCGTCCCTGGTGGGCGCGGAGGGCGTCGGCGCGATCATCACCTGGCTGCCGCTGTTCCTCTTCGTGATCCTGTTCGGCCTGTCCATGGACTACCACGTGTTCGTGGTCTCCCGGATCCGCGAGGCGCGGCTGCGGGGGCTGGAGACGAAGGACGCGATCCGGCACGGCGTGGTCACCACGGCCGGGGTGGTCACCAGTGCCGCGGTCATCATGGTCGCCGTGTTCGCGATCTTCGGGACGCTGTCCATGCAGTCCATGAAGCAGATGGGCGTCGGCCTCGCGGCGGCGGTGCTCATCGACGCGACGATCATCCGGGGCGTGCTGCTGCCGGCCGTGATGGCGCTGCTCGGCGAGCGCAACTGGTACCTGCCGAAGTGGCTGCACCGGCTGCCGGACCTCACGCACGACGAGACGCCGCAGGCGGTCGCCGCACCGGTGGCGCGGGACGACGAGGGCGAGCCCCTCAAGGTCTGA
- a CDS encoding DUF1697 domain-containing protein, producing the protein MTTTYAALLRGINVGGSRKVPMADLRTLLADLGHDDVRTYLQSGQAVFSSGQGSEASLAVEIAQAIEKRFGFGVDVIVRDHAYLRSIADACPFPAADLEPKQLHVTYFSAPVTPERFTEIDQDAYLPEEFRLGDRALYLYAPNGLGRSKLAEHLSKPRINKGVIATTRNWNTVVKLVEMTGA; encoded by the coding sequence ATGACGACGACATACGCGGCCCTGCTGCGCGGAATCAACGTGGGCGGCAGCCGGAAGGTCCCCATGGCGGACCTGCGCACGCTCCTGGCGGACCTCGGCCACGACGACGTCCGCACCTACCTGCAGAGCGGCCAGGCCGTGTTCTCCTCCGGCCAGGGCAGCGAGGCGTCACTGGCCGTCGAGATCGCGCAGGCCATCGAGAAGCGCTTCGGTTTCGGCGTCGACGTGATCGTGCGCGACCACGCCTATCTGCGGTCGATCGCCGACGCCTGCCCGTTCCCGGCCGCCGACCTGGAGCCTAAGCAGCTCCACGTCACCTACTTCTCCGCCCCCGTCACCCCCGAACGCTTCACGGAGATCGACCAGGACGCCTACCTCCCCGAGGAGTTCCGCCTCGGCGACCGGGCCCTGTACCTGTACGCCCCGAACGGTCTGGGCCGCTCCAAGCTGGCCGAGCACCTGTCGAAACCGCGCATCAACAAGGGCGTGATCGCCACGACCCGCAACTGGAACACCGTCGTCAAGCTGGTGGAGATGACAGGTGCCTGA
- a CDS encoding nuclear transport factor 2 family protein: MPERNPAVEAAMEGELALLTPTVRHSPERVGALLHPDFHEFGASGRHWSRAAIIASLAATAEPGAEPVAVSALRGVQLAPDLVHLTYDTEYDGSRAHRSSLWRRTEGRWLLWFHQATPFSARAT, encoded by the coding sequence GTGCCTGAGCGCAACCCGGCCGTCGAAGCCGCGATGGAGGGCGAACTCGCCCTGCTCACCCCGACGGTCCGCCATTCGCCCGAGCGGGTCGGGGCGCTGCTGCACCCCGACTTCCACGAGTTCGGAGCCTCCGGCAGGCACTGGAGCCGGGCCGCCATCATCGCCTCCCTGGCCGCCACCGCCGAGCCCGGCGCCGAGCCCGTCGCCGTCTCCGCCCTGAGAGGTGTGCAGCTCGCCCCGGACCTGGTCCACCTCACCTACGACACCGAGTACGACGGCAGCCGCGCCCACCGCAGTTCGCTGTGGCGGCGTACGGAGGGCCGCTGGCTGCTCTGGTTCCACCAGGCGACCCCGTTCAGCGCACGGGCGACGTGA
- a CDS encoding GvpL/GvpF family gas vesicle protein produces the protein MSDTNLVYTYAVLRRTPEAAAATAHLRGVAGEPIHLVDPAVSGPQLAFAVGHVPPADYADAPLQAHLADVDWLEATVRTHHAVVAALVASGAAVLPLRLATVYRDEDRARQALDTRRGYFLSLLDRLTGHVELGVKIYAAPDITPPEADPDPVQDPVTGLGVGRAYQVIRRRRQRRNEEAWRTVAHAAARLTDTAGALAVDRVAHTPERGSLAGTAPGTNVANDAYLVPADRVVAFRAGILAAAQGVPGLRVEITGPWAPYSFALQPEPHEEPAA, from the coding sequence ATGAGCGACACGAACCTCGTCTACACCTACGCGGTCCTGCGCCGCACCCCCGAGGCCGCCGCGGCCACGGCCCACCTGCGCGGTGTCGCCGGGGAGCCGATCCACCTGGTCGACCCGGCCGTCAGCGGCCCCCAGCTCGCCTTCGCCGTCGGCCACGTCCCGCCGGCCGACTACGCAGACGCTCCCCTCCAGGCCCACCTCGCCGACGTGGACTGGCTGGAGGCCACGGTCCGTACCCACCACGCCGTGGTGGCCGCCCTGGTCGCCTCCGGCGCCGCCGTACTGCCCCTGCGCCTGGCCACCGTCTACCGCGACGAGGACCGCGCCCGGCAGGCCCTCGACACCCGCCGCGGCTACTTCCTCTCCCTCCTCGACCGCCTCACGGGCCATGTCGAACTCGGCGTCAAGATCTACGCGGCCCCGGACATCACCCCGCCCGAGGCCGACCCGGATCCAGTGCAGGACCCGGTCACCGGCCTCGGAGTGGGCCGCGCCTACCAGGTGATCCGCCGCCGCAGACAGCGCCGGAACGAGGAGGCCTGGCGCACGGTCGCCCATGCCGCGGCCCGCCTCACCGACACGGCCGGCGCACTCGCCGTCGACCGCGTCGCCCACACCCCCGAACGCGGCAGCCTGGCGGGTACGGCCCCCGGTACCAACGTCGCCAACGACGCCTACCTCGTCCCGGCCGACCGCGTCGTCGCCTTCCGCGCGGGCATCCTCGCGGCAGCCCAGGGCGTCCCCGGTCTCCGTGTGGAGATCACCGGCCCCTGGGCCCCGTACTCCTTCGCCCTCCAGCCGGAACCCCACGAGGAACCGGCGGCGTGA
- a CDS encoding WD40 repeat domain-containing protein: MESETRQPAAPDVTVLSIGVGSFDDGSDMEELGFVPARMSELQEAFDRLGAKVGTSLDPTEIEVEALLRGQLVDSPPASGVVVVHLIGHGRIDRGHRLSFVARDHREVDVDRWIEKAQQEIERGGKRHRVVFLLDTCSAGVATGRQPLTEIDADRGVWALGAAVSNSPTEQGRFSSRIAAALHRLADLDLHIDEESISFSRFVRELIRVIRSEPADQRLSLGFSVELGDADWPFLPNPRLVSLTPEQLQARRRSLGHVPGEGDSGGRTDDTAYFADRASGRGLVPVDTGIGFFSGRTAELTRYMEWLSGTVPLLTVTGAAGAGKSGLLGVIVCAADPGLRRRFRELWESSGLDLPEVPDVVAVHARQRSAQQVIAAIAAVVGARLPQQADDQEAGGREWSTSPQTAEALRFLLDREQKNRLIVLDAVDESTEPQAVLRLVAELLAPRSVGEQTLRAPCRILLGGRREVVIALSALEEAADIDGVHIDLDSAELAAVEQDVQRYVQRLLATREPYATGESSPFTGLLARKGAAHIVRGARPDEPWGPFLLAGLYVHFLLTLKYPPRDEVGADMYAKAASPHLPALLESILKTRRDDYPHMRAVLAVLARSRGDGMPRTTLKRCLRALGVDSLDEHHFQDTLWEASPFLRYGSDPQSGETLYRLFHQGLVDYLHDHPTSEEPLDEAGSLALEGRLLSELVGPYTSDEPGHGDSWEGAEGEPYVLRHALGHAARARSVAHAESLLTDPYFLVRFDLRADHRALDLVRSEQAADFLRLLSASWATHARLRGAAERASVFAFDADRLGLPDARERFSRIAQDAAVQPEGAACRLLWSSGGHVNSNSRSVVTAGTTVYDIAFSPDGSLLAAATNRGVQVLETETWQSVAPLFGRTSHTGVNKVAFSPDGRLLAFARRSFTRSVQLWDVHNRVMAGTPWQHGTGTVTALTFSSDSRRLAVASEELGVSVWDITGDDPCEEARWDLRDTEDLTRLQAVAFSPVGYLLAVCSSRGTTLWDLTDGRRTLVDGERYARSVCFSPDGGLVAVAAAGGPVALYSVATRGKVGSVAVSAGHDLAFTPDGSLLVVGGWQEFHVVDTASMHVVNRLPVAARSASIAVHPDTSVLVSGDEDGHLRLWKSLTVEASPPQLPQFDKRVVGSPDGSFIAVQDADNRLLSLRNPVTGEEIADWSCAEPLSDLTSSPDGSLLAATSFQRLYVFPTDPAPLRDFGSVRLSGKASSLLPLVFSPDSRLIGVALGQRGSVQFVEVREARTLNLCARIPVAGQLSSFGFAGPQLVYVVVDGALGTYSCTPPEPEAPLP; encoded by the coding sequence TTGGAGAGCGAGACCCGGCAGCCCGCAGCTCCTGACGTCACCGTGCTGTCGATCGGCGTGGGGAGCTTCGACGACGGCTCCGACATGGAGGAACTCGGCTTCGTACCGGCGCGGATGAGCGAGCTGCAGGAGGCCTTCGACCGGCTCGGCGCCAAGGTCGGCACCTCGCTCGATCCGACGGAGATCGAGGTGGAGGCGCTCCTGCGCGGGCAGCTCGTCGACAGCCCCCCGGCTTCCGGTGTCGTGGTCGTCCATCTCATCGGGCACGGCAGGATCGACCGGGGCCACCGGCTGTCCTTCGTCGCACGCGACCACCGCGAGGTGGACGTCGACCGGTGGATCGAGAAGGCGCAGCAGGAGATCGAGCGCGGTGGCAAGCGGCACCGTGTCGTCTTCCTCCTGGACACCTGCTCGGCCGGCGTCGCGACCGGCAGGCAGCCGCTCACCGAGATCGACGCGGACCGGGGCGTCTGGGCCCTGGGCGCCGCCGTCAGCAACTCCCCCACGGAACAGGGACGGTTCAGCAGCAGAATCGCCGCGGCCCTGCACCGGCTGGCGGACCTGGACCTCCACATCGACGAGGAGTCGATCAGCTTCAGCCGGTTCGTCCGTGAGCTCATCCGGGTGATCCGCAGCGAGCCGGCCGATCAGCGCCTCTCACTCGGCTTCAGCGTCGAACTGGGGGACGCGGACTGGCCGTTCCTGCCGAACCCCCGTCTGGTCTCCCTGACCCCGGAGCAGCTTCAGGCCCGGCGGCGCTCACTGGGCCACGTCCCCGGCGAGGGCGATTCCGGCGGGCGGACCGACGACACCGCCTACTTCGCCGACCGTGCCTCGGGCCGCGGCCTCGTCCCCGTCGACACCGGCATCGGCTTCTTCTCCGGCCGCACCGCGGAACTCACCCGTTACATGGAGTGGCTGTCCGGAACAGTTCCTCTGCTGACCGTGACGGGTGCGGCCGGTGCGGGGAAGTCCGGGCTCCTGGGGGTCATCGTCTGTGCCGCGGACCCGGGACTGCGCCGGCGCTTCCGCGAGTTGTGGGAGTCGTCCGGGCTCGACCTGCCCGAGGTGCCGGACGTCGTCGCGGTGCATGCGCGGCAGCGGTCGGCCCAGCAAGTGATCGCCGCCATCGCGGCCGTGGTAGGGGCCCGGCTGCCCCAGCAGGCAGATGACCAGGAAGCGGGCGGCCGGGAGTGGAGCACTTCGCCTCAGACGGCCGAGGCGTTGCGCTTCCTGCTGGACCGGGAGCAGAAGAACCGCCTCATCGTGCTCGACGCCGTGGACGAGTCCACCGAGCCGCAGGCGGTGCTCCGTCTCGTGGCCGAGCTTCTGGCACCTCGGTCAGTGGGTGAACAGACCCTCCGCGCGCCGTGCAGGATCCTGCTGGGCGGCCGCCGGGAGGTGGTCATCGCGCTGTCGGCTCTGGAGGAGGCGGCCGACATCGACGGCGTCCACATCGACCTGGACTCCGCTGAACTCGCCGCGGTCGAGCAGGACGTCCAGCGTTACGTCCAGCGGCTCCTCGCCACCCGGGAGCCCTACGCCACGGGCGAGTCCTCTCCGTTCACCGGACTGCTGGCCAGGAAGGGCGCGGCGCACATCGTGCGCGGCGCCCGACCGGACGAACCGTGGGGGCCGTTCCTGCTCGCCGGCCTGTACGTCCATTTCCTGCTGACCCTGAAGTACCCGCCCCGGGACGAGGTGGGTGCCGACATGTACGCCAAGGCGGCGTCGCCCCATCTGCCCGCGCTGCTGGAATCGATCCTGAAGACACGGCGCGACGACTACCCGCACATGCGGGCGGTGCTCGCCGTGCTGGCCCGCTCTCGCGGTGACGGCATGCCACGCACGACCCTGAAGCGATGCTTGCGGGCTCTGGGCGTCGACTCCCTCGACGAACACCACTTCCAGGACACCCTGTGGGAGGCCTCGCCCTTCCTGCGGTACGGGAGCGACCCGCAGAGCGGCGAGACGCTGTACCGGCTCTTCCACCAGGGCCTGGTCGACTACCTGCACGACCATCCGACGAGTGAGGAGCCGCTGGACGAGGCGGGGAGTCTCGCTCTCGAAGGAAGACTGCTGTCGGAACTCGTCGGACCGTACACGTCGGACGAGCCGGGACACGGCGACTCGTGGGAGGGCGCCGAGGGCGAACCGTACGTGCTGCGCCATGCCTTGGGGCACGCCGCACGGGCACGCTCCGTCGCCCATGCCGAGTCCCTGCTCACCGATCCGTACTTCCTCGTCCGGTTCGACCTCCGTGCGGACCATCGCGCTCTCGACCTCGTCCGCTCGGAGCAGGCTGCGGACTTTCTGCGGCTGCTCAGTGCCTCGTGGGCCACCCACGCCCGGTTGCGCGGTGCCGCCGAGCGCGCGTCAGTGTTCGCTTTCGACGCCGACCGGCTTGGGTTGCCGGACGCCAGGGAGCGGTTCAGCCGTATCGCGCAGGACGCCGCCGTCCAGCCGGAGGGCGCCGCCTGCCGACTGCTCTGGTCGAGCGGCGGCCACGTGAATTCCAACAGTCGTTCCGTGGTGACGGCAGGCACCACGGTGTACGACATCGCCTTCTCGCCGGACGGCTCGCTGCTCGCCGCGGCGACCAACCGTGGTGTGCAGGTGCTCGAAACGGAGACCTGGCAGTCGGTCGCGCCCCTCTTCGGCAGGACCTCGCACACCGGGGTCAACAAGGTGGCCTTCTCTCCGGACGGTCGGCTGCTCGCCTTCGCGAGACGCTCGTTCACGCGGAGCGTCCAGCTGTGGGACGTGCACAACCGTGTGATGGCCGGAACACCCTGGCAGCACGGAACCGGCACGGTGACCGCACTCACCTTCTCGTCCGACAGCCGTCGGCTCGCGGTGGCCAGCGAGGAACTCGGCGTCTCGGTCTGGGACATCACCGGTGACGACCCGTGCGAGGAGGCGCGGTGGGACCTCAGGGATACGGAGGATCTCACCAGGCTCCAGGCTGTGGCCTTCAGCCCCGTGGGGTACCTGCTGGCCGTGTGCTCTTCCCGCGGGACAACGCTCTGGGACCTCACGGACGGCCGGCGCACGCTCGTGGACGGCGAGAGGTACGCCCGATCGGTGTGCTTCTCCCCCGACGGCGGCCTTGTCGCCGTAGCGGCAGCCGGCGGCCCCGTCGCGCTGTACTCGGTGGCCACGCGCGGCAAGGTCGGCAGTGTGGCCGTGTCGGCGGGCCACGACCTGGCCTTCACCCCTGACGGGAGTCTCCTGGTCGTGGGCGGCTGGCAGGAGTTCCACGTCGTCGACACGGCGTCGATGCACGTTGTCAACCGGCTGCCGGTCGCGGCCAGGTCGGCCTCCATCGCCGTGCATCCCGACACCTCGGTCCTTGTGAGTGGCGACGAAGACGGCCATCTGCGGCTGTGGAAGAGCCTCACCGTTGAGGCGTCCCCACCGCAGCTGCCGCAGTTCGACAAGCGCGTCGTCGGCTCACCCGACGGGAGCTTCATCGCCGTCCAGGACGCCGACAACAGGCTGTTGAGTCTGCGGAACCCGGTCACTGGCGAGGAGATCGCCGACTGGTCCTGCGCGGAGCCGCTCTCGGACCTCACGAGCTCGCCCGACGGCTCCCTGCTGGCAGCGACGTCGTTCCAGCGGCTGTACGTCTTCCCGACCGACCCGGCACCCTTGCGGGACTTCGGGAGCGTCCGGCTGTCCGGCAAGGCGTCCTCCTTGCTGCCGCTCGTCTTCTCTCCTGACAGCAGGCTCATCGGCGTGGCCCTCGGACAGCGAGGGAGCGTTCAGTTCGTCGAGGTCCGCGAGGCCCGGACGCTGAACCTCTGCGCCAGGATCCCGGTCGCCGGGCAGTTGTCCTCGTTCGGGTTCGCCGGTCCTCAGCTCGTCTACGTCGTCGTCGACGGCGCCCTGGGCACCTACAGCTGCACTCCCCCGGAACCGGAGGCCCCGCTGCCATGA
- a CDS encoding sirohydrochlorin chelatase, translating into MTNKPVLLVIAHGSRDPRHAATVHALVRRVRATRPDVRVETGFLDFNVPSVQGVLESLAVQGVRDVVALPLLLTRAFHAKADIPAVLADAPPQLRIHQADVLGPSPLLMAALERRLYEAGLTPADKSSTGVVLASAGSTDPEAIAVIAEIAREWRHTGWCAVRPAFASASLPRTEDAVRALRELGCSRVAVAPYVLAPGFLPDRIARGAAEADVLADVLGPAPEVARVVLERYEAARMPLPSAVSA; encoded by the coding sequence ATGACGAACAAGCCCGTCCTCCTCGTCATCGCCCACGGCAGCCGCGACCCGCGGCATGCCGCGACGGTGCACGCCCTGGTACGCCGGGTGCGCGCGACGCGCCCCGACGTACGGGTGGAGACGGGCTTCCTGGACTTCAACGTCCCCTCGGTGCAGGGGGTCCTGGAGTCCCTGGCGGTGCAGGGTGTGCGCGACGTCGTCGCCCTGCCCCTCCTCCTCACCCGGGCGTTCCACGCGAAGGCGGACATCCCCGCGGTCCTCGCGGACGCGCCCCCGCAGCTGCGCATCCACCAGGCGGACGTCCTCGGACCCTCCCCCCTGCTCATGGCAGCGCTGGAACGGCGCCTGTACGAGGCGGGCCTGACACCCGCCGACAAGTCCTCGACCGGGGTCGTCCTGGCCTCGGCGGGGTCCACCGACCCGGAGGCGATCGCAGTGATCGCAGAAATCGCGCGGGAGTGGCGGCACACCGGTTGGTGCGCCGTGCGGCCTGCGTTCGCCTCCGCATCCCTTCCGCGCACCGAGGACGCCGTCCGCGCACTCCGGGAACTGGGCTGCTCCCGGGTCGCCGTCGCCCCGTACGTGCTGGCGCCCGGCTTCCTCCCGGACCGCATCGCCCGGGGCGCGGCCGAGGCGGACGTCCTGGCGGACGTCCTGGGCCCGGCGCCGGAGGTGGCGAGGGTCGTGCTGGAACGGTACGAGGCGGCACGGATGCCGTTGCCGTCGGCCGTGAGCGCCTGA
- a CDS encoding ABC transporter permease, with product MASTDSTTVAKDGNDLAGLEAGLDALETRQTSRTPFRQTFTQKILPPVLAVALVLAVWQALVSFKVVDDPTKLPAPSAVWDVVQTAWLQGELLGYIWTSVSRGLLGFLFALLIGTPLGLIVARVKFIRAAIGPILSGLQSLPSVAWVPPAVIWLGLNNSMMYAVILLGAVPSIANGLVSGVDQVPPLFLRAGRTLGATGLKGTWHIVLPAALPGYVAGLKQGWAFSWRSLMAAEIIASFPDLGVGLGQLLENGRNASDMAMVFEAILLILIVGIAIDLLIFSPLERWVLRSRGLLVKN from the coding sequence ATGGCCAGCACTGATTCGACGACCGTCGCCAAGGACGGCAACGATCTCGCCGGGCTGGAGGCGGGCCTCGACGCGCTGGAGACGCGGCAGACGTCCCGGACCCCGTTCCGGCAGACCTTCACCCAGAAGATCCTTCCGCCCGTCCTCGCCGTGGCACTGGTGCTGGCGGTCTGGCAGGCGCTCGTCTCGTTCAAGGTCGTCGACGACCCGACCAAGCTGCCCGCGCCGTCCGCGGTGTGGGACGTCGTCCAGACCGCGTGGCTCCAGGGCGAGTTGCTCGGGTACATCTGGACCAGCGTCTCGCGCGGTCTGCTCGGCTTCCTCTTCGCCCTGCTGATCGGCACGCCGCTCGGCCTGATCGTCGCCCGCGTGAAGTTCATCCGCGCGGCGATCGGCCCGATCCTGTCGGGCCTGCAGTCCCTGCCGTCGGTCGCCTGGGTGCCGCCGGCGGTGATCTGGCTGGGTCTGAACAACTCGATGATGTACGCGGTGATCCTGCTCGGCGCGGTCCCCTCGATCGCCAACGGCCTGGTCTCCGGCGTCGACCAGGTGCCCCCGCTGTTCCTGCGCGCGGGCCGCACCCTCGGCGCCACGGGCCTGAAGGGCACCTGGCACATCGTCCTGCCGGCCGCGCTGCCTGGCTATGTGGCGGGCCTGAAGCAGGGCTGGGCCTTCTCCTGGCGCTCCCTGATGGCCGCCGAGATCATCGCGTCCTTCCCCGACCTCGGCGTCGGCCTCGGACAGTTGCTGGAGAACGGCCGCAACGCCAGCGACATGGCCATGGTGTTCGAGGCGATCCTGCTCATCCTGATCGTCGGCATCGCCATCGACCTGCTGATCTTCAGCCCGCTGGAGCGGTGGGTGCTGCGCAGCCGCGGCCTGCTGGTGAAGAACTGA